The DNA sequence AGTTTACTTCTTTAGAAGCTTCCTAATttaaattgttaaataaaatttttcaaatttccttCAAAGTGTGATTACACTTACTATTTTCTAGGATACAAACAAGTATCATGGGACAGCATGTCTCACTGGTTGACATTCAGTGCCCCAAATTAGAACCAacttaaaagttatgaccaaccaagacagcatattaaaaagcagacattactttgtcaacaaaggtccgtctagtcaaggctattgtttttcctgtagccatgtttggatgtgagttggactataaagaaagctgagaatcgaagagttgatgcttttgaactgtggtgatggataagtctcttgagagtcccttggactgcaaggagatccaactagtccatcctaaagatcagccctgggtgttcattggaaggactgaagttgaagctgaaactccaaaactttgaccgctttatgcaaagagctgactcatttgaaaagaccctgatgctaggaaagactgagggtaggaggagaaggggatgacagaggatgagatggttggatggcatcactgactcaatggacatgggtttgggtagatccccggagttggtgatggacagggaggcctggcatgctgtggttcatgaggtcgcagagagtcggacacgactgaacgactgaacattGTTTAGTCTTCTAGAACACTGGATCTGAGTCCCTACCTCAACATTTACTCATCCTGTATTTGAGGAGAACAAGTCAAAATGGtcgtcagttttctcatttgtgaaatagGATCAACAACAGCAATTCACCTACGGGTAAGGAGACTGACTTAAGTAAGTCGTTATGAAGCATCAGCGTATTGTAGGCACCCAATGAATGGTAGCTATCCTCGTGGTGACTTCTTGCAGTGCTGATagtattgtttcttgacctagATGATCTCATTATGTGGGCATTTATAATTATTGGGCTTTATATATGaacttggacttctctggtggctcagacagtaaagcgtctgtctacaatgtgggagacccgggtttgagccctgggttgggaagatcccctggagaaggatatggcaccccactccagtaccattgcctggaaaatcccatggacagaggagcctggtaggctagtctatggggtcgcaaagagttggacacgactgagcgacttcactgtcactatATATGAACTTCTGCAATTAtatttcacaaaaagaaaaaaatgatagctATTTTGGGAGTTATCTAAATGTTAATTTATTTGATGGTCCCTATAGCCTGAGTCTCTACTAACTGCAAATTCTAATCACATTTACTTTAAAACAGATTAGTTCCAGAGTAAATTGGAGGCTTTCTGCTCCATCCATTGTAATACCTGTTGCAGAAGGAAGCTGGCATCTACACAAGGTCTCATCCATTGCTAAACCCCCTTCTTTTCAGTCCAAGGAGATGCCAAGGAATTGAGAACAGAAGGTAGAGGAATTCAGCCATGGGTTATGGCTGCCCTCTTTCTAAGTAGGTCGGCTCCTGTCAATTTTACACACAGGATTCCATCTTTTAAGAAATGTGActaaaagtttgaaaaccactgattgCATATTCAGTTtggattttctcattttaatatccAAGCCCTGCTAAACTGACAAACATGAAAACAGTCATAAGGAAAACACTAGGTGATCATCTTCTTGCACATTTGTATTTACGCTTCAAGTTTTATGTatgttatatgaatatatataaaacagtgcCCCTTCTGTATCGTAGTACAGCTTTATAGCTATGTATGCTGTTTATGCTGTTAAGTGTGGTTGTTCCTAACACCTTGCAAGAATTCTGATTCTactcatgaaaatttcaagatcacAGGAAGTGTTTAAGGATTGGCATATGAAATCTCTAGTTTTTACTCAAAGCAATATCCTGTATCTAACCCTTCCTGTTTGGTATTACCTTCTGCCACCTCCctgcaccccccctccccccacccccaccccaccaccaagcTAGTCAGTTTTGTTTGGGACCTTGTCCACTAAATACACTATTTTTCTTGCTGGGTAAACCACAAAGgaataaagagaaatttaaagaTTAGTATTTTAAGACAGTGATCTTTCTCCAGTagtccttttaaagaaaaaaaaaaaaagtggagagcAAAGCTGGTAATacgggaagaaatggagaaaggaatggttctAGCTGAATGGCAACGAAGCTGTATTCACTGAAATTTCTATCCATTTTCTTTTGCAGAGGGAGTAGCAACATTAGTGACTTGACAACCctgcctttatttatttgtttaaacagGAGAAAGCTACAAAGAATTCCTTTAATCATCAACCACACAAATTTAAGTCATGCTTAAACAGATACCCATTGATTTGCCAGCATCTAGGAAGTGAGTCAATAGATGGCACCACTTTTTAAGACAAAGTTGAAAATTCCTCTTAACCACCACAAGATGACAGACCAACCTGGTTTCCAGCCGCTGCTTGCTTTGGTTACCTTCTCATTGCCATTGCTCAGGAAatcaaagagaaaggagaaatctGTACTAAGGAAAGTTGTACTTGGCAAGGAAAATGGATGGCCCTTTTATATCTAATTTAAAATGGAGCATGTTTTTGATAATGTATCAAAAGCCTTGGAATTGCATGTTATCCTCATTACAATTATTTTATCCAATGGCAGCACTGGAAGGGCCCCAAAATTTGGGTTAAAAACTTGTAAcaataccattttttaaagtcaactttattgggggaaaaaaaaaaaattcctggacTTTAGCACCATCAAGGGAAATTAGTTTTAGGACATCATGTTCTCTCAGACGAAAAACCAGAATTTCCCATCTCAATATGTCATTTTATTCAGTAAACTTGAttgcaaattattttattattagcaAACTTCAACTGCACCCATATGGGACAATTCCCTAGTTAAGAATATTCAAAACATGCAAGTACTAAGGAGAAGCAGTACAAATATAAAGGCTCCTAAGTGACTCAGTTCAAGGAAATGAGCCTTTAGAATGATGTGGTCACTTAAAACTAGTAGGAAACCAGAGGAATTTTCAGGAATGTTAGccttcagagaagtgagaaagatCATTAAGCAATAAAACACAGTGAAAGCTTGTACTCTGGAATCAGGTAGGGTCTTGAATTTGGTCTTTGACCACAttactttttcagtttcttcatctgaaaatgggCCAAATGATAAAAGCTACTCATTAGATTCTGAGAAAATTAGAACACACATCCAGGCAGTTCCTCAGCTATGGTGCGCTTTGCATCTATTACCTTGTTTGTTCCCCTCAGTTCTGAGGCAGCtcgcctattttacagatgaagttaAAATGTTGAATTCCCAGTTACATGCCTACTTAAAGAGGCAGAGCCAAGATTCTATCTCAAGATTGCAAAGATTCTTTTCTTCTGCCCTATGCTATTATGAAGAACTGTAAAATATGCATTTCTCTTAAACCAGggattctttaaattttaataaagtgaTAGCAAGTGTTTATAAATTAGATGTTTTTACACTAAGCAGCTTCCTCCAGTTCTACCATATAAAAAGTTTAttgtaatttaaaacattttcaattgCTTTTATATTAACTTGAAATTTAGCCAATTTAGGCAATTATTAAACCATCTAATTTAGATATATTACAGAAATTTATTCTTGTAATCACTGACCCACAAATTACAAGGCTGAGGAAACAGGTAATTAAAATAGCTTTCATAACACTCATGTTACTGCTCCTCACAATATATAAAGGCAACCCATTCACAGAATATGGATTTTAAACTTTGGAATCCAATTTAACATGCTCAAAAATGAATCAAAGTTATCtagtgaaataaaaatgattatttcaagTATATGTACttctattatttctaaaatataaaacagaaatagcttCTGCATACCTAAATTTTACTATTTATGTCCAATTTTCCTACTCCAACACAACTGCCACGTAAAAGGTCATGTCCTGGTTTTTCTCGGTACATTATCACATCAATGGTCAAAGTGCAGCAATTTCAGAAAGCCAGAAGGCAGCCAGAGAGTAATCCAGTCTGAATCACCTAGGACACAGAAGCAGGACTTCATTTCACTATCAACAACTGTAATTCAATTGAACAGGCTCATTAAAGAGCTGAGCTTAGCTTTTCTACTGCCTGCCCAGTGTTTTTCTGAGAtttgtaaacaaaaataaaacacctgGTTCTGCTTCTAGATTTGCAAACTGTTAACCTCACTACCCACAGAAAACTGTACCAAGCTGTGAGAAATTACCCAGTTGTAACTTACGATGACTGGTAACATGAAGCCTATTCACAAGGATTGGTTCTGACTTcaggggtgaaaaaaaaaaaccaaaaaaccacaaCTTCTTGAAAAGGTAAAATAGCTGAAAGCATTTAATATCTAAACAAATCAATCCGTTAATTATAGTAGTCACAAAATATGCTTAATATAGAAACCCacatttatgtcttttaaaaggGTAAATTGTAGTTTACCTCAAAACATAAATTAACCCACTTAAAGAATCTGCAGAGGTCAAAATCATGGTGAATTTCAAACAACTTCAGAATAAAATAAACCAGTATTTTACACtgctttatatcttaaaaaatgcTTACAACTTCTCATAAAAATAGTCTGAGGcaactattttctcttttattctttaacAGACGTTCAATATTATGGGCAACATTCTTAAAACCTTAAGCTTCACAGACTTTCAGACATTCAAATACTATGGTCCCCTTTTCTTTGATGTGAAAGTTTATTCAGCTAGTAAAAGAAAAAGCATGGTAGACAACTTATACATTTTTCACCAAATTGAAAGTAGTACAAAAATTTCAAGACTACAGAACTACACATCGTACCTAATGTGTCATTAAAAATAGAAGACAGTATTTTCTTCAGCAAATAAAACAGCATCCTGGTATGCCGTAATGCATAAACCTTTTAATGTATACTGTCATTCACAAATTATTTACAACTTCCACTGTGTGAAGAGAACTAGAATGTAAATTTTCTGCAAAACTGGAAAAAAGCAATACAAAATTTGTGAAAGCTTGTGTTTCATATACAAAagtaagccagtttttttcttcaaataccaGATAATGTACACAGTGATATTTTGGACATATTACAGTAATTCTTGAGGATGTTTTAATGCTGGAGGCAAGTTTACAGGCCTTGATTCTTCATCGAGGAGTACTAAGTCTTCTATTTCACTGCCTCTGTATttccttttacatatttttacCACTACCTTTTTCTTGAGAAATAACTTCAAGGCTTCTCTTGATGCAACTGCTTtagcattttctttgctttttccacaGCCAGTGCCCAAATACACAGACTTACATCTCAATTCACAAACAATACTTTCTTGAGAACTCTTGTTTTGAGGCAGATCTGCCAGTTCTTTTAGCGGGACAAAAAACACATCCAGTGTGGCTTTCAGAGCCTCAATAGCTGCGTTTAAGAGCTCGCCATGATTCACACTGGGACTAAAGCCACCGACAGCCACCAACTTCCATGCCACTGTTTTATACAGTCTATTGAAAAAAGGTTGTTTCTGTTTCACATCTTCGTTGGTTAACTTGCAACAAGAGAACTTGACAGAACTCTCACTCGACTGTGAAGTACTTTTGGAAGGCAGCTGTGCCGTGCTGGTCTGAGAACTACTCTTAGAAGCCAGCTGGGACACACTTGCTATGGCAGTGTTTTTGGAGACCAGAGAGCCACTGGTCTGGGAGCTGTTCTTGGAAGCTAACAGTGACGCAGCTACCTGTGAAGCGCTTTTGGAAGTCAGCATTGTGTTCACTGAGGTGTTGCTCTTGGGGGTTAGTGAAGATGTGCCTGATGATGAACTGTTTTTAGAAACTGATGATGAAACACTTGCCTCTGAACTGGCTTTAGAAGTTAACCCGCTGGAAGCTGTCTCTGAACTAGCTTTAGAAGACAACAGTGGCAACTCTACTTCTGAGCTTCCTGAGGAGCCCAACAAGGGTACCTCAATCTCTGAGACGCTTTGAGAGACTGAGGCGGACAAGCCTTCCAAAGCACTCTTTTTCGGCGATCCACTTTGTTGTCTGGAATCAGTGGACTGGGTTACATGACTATTCACACTGGATTTCAACAATGAAGAAACAAATGATGCTGAAccatgtttatctggaacttctGGTTCAGAAGCTTTTCCAGACCCTACTGCTGTCACCTGAGAGGCAGCGCTGCTGCTGCTTTGGCTGGCAACTGCGCGCTCTCCATCACTTGTGGCGCTATTCTGACTTGGGGTGCTGGAGCTCCGAGCTGAGTTCCCACTACTCTCTGATTTGGAAGAGGAACCTGAACAGGTTGAGCTGCTCTCCTGCTGAGCTGATGTTTTAGCAGGAATTTTCAGACGATCTTGCTCAACTGCAGAATTGTTTTTCCCTTCTATGGTTCGTTTTTTGGCTGGCTCTTCTACCCCTtctgaaaaaaaggaaagcagataTGTAAGtctacttcacacacacacatcagctcAAAATGTACAAGACAGATAACACATATTAAAACAAAGGCACAAGGTAAGGTGAAATTACTTCAGGATTTGTAGATTCTTTACAAAGTGTGGAATAACTTCATTAATTCTCAAAACAGCTTTGAGTAACATCAATAATTtctaacattaaaaaatgaacagtatAGGTAACATTTGACACTTCGAAATCTCATGGCAGtcaaaggaaactatcaaattCAAAGCCTAAAGCACATAAACACATAATTTAACATTCCAACTtgattaatattataaaattgtAACTCATTAAAAATTAGTAATAACGATAATTCCTAATTACATCAAACTTAAGTTCTAAACTCCTATGTATGTTCACATCTATGATCTGCTAACCATTGCTACTCGATATCCCTCTTTTCTTCACCTTGGCAACCAGTTCGTCTCTTGTGATATGGATTGGAGCATCTGTCACTTTGATGCCTTCAGCCATACTAAGTATTTTATCCATAACTTTTTGAGGGTACCTGTAACAAGAAGGGAGAGACGTTTCAGAAAGTGTTTTTGCTCCGCTGCCACCTCTAGGGTACAAAAACTGCAGGCCACAGGAACTGCATTTCCTGGTAGTAAACAAGAAACTGAACCAACCGCCAGGAACTTTCGGTTTCCTGGAACTTCACACACAAACGCCCAGGGTCTGGGAGGCGGGGCCCTTTCTTACAAACCTAATTTAGATTTAGTGTCTCTCTCTCCCGAAGAGCATTGTCAGCTCATCGCCAACGACACCAATGGCAGCTCCCCACGCTACGGGGGCACCTCCAGACCGTGAATCGTGTCGGCTTCTGACAGAGACGCCCTTCTCACCCTTAGAGGGCAGCAGGTCCCGCGGATTCCCGCGCTTCACCACTCCCCCTCCCGGCCGACGGCTCCGGGCCTCGGGAAACGGGGGACGCGGGCTCACTCACCGGCACCCGAGGAAGACGTGGTTGGCCCAGGCCATGGAAAAGGAGatgagctgctgcagctgccgATTGCGGGTCCCGCTCTCGGCGTCGGCGGCCTCCTCTCGGGGAGCGGAGGCAGCACCGCCGGCGGGGGCCAGGTCCCCGGCGTTGCGGAGCAGGAACTCTCGGCGGTGGCGCCAGTGTTTGTCGGTCTCGCCGTCGCAGCGTAGCGCCTCCACCCAGGCGGCCACTCGCGGGTTCTGGCTCAGGTATTCCGACACCTCCTGCGCCATGTTGGGCCTGCGGGTCGCGGAGGCCGGGAGCGGACTCTGAGCCGGGAGGCAGGCGGGGGGCGCGGGGCGAGCGGCCCTGTCACTGCGGCCTGCACCGGCAGTCCTCCAGAGAACGCCCCTCCAGAGGCCCAAACACCAAACAACAGCGCCGGGAGCAGCTGAACCGCCCACTTCCGCCCGCCGCCGGCTCCTTCCCTTTTATAACCTCGTCGCCGCTGAGCGCCCGCGCGTCCTTCCGGCGCGAGCCGGCTCTCCCAGGACGCCTTGCGGCGCGCGAGCTGCCGCGACGCTGCCGCCCCGACGGCagcggggggaggggaggcggagCGAGGGCGGGCGGGGGCGCACCTCCCGCCCCAAGAGGGCAGTTCGTCTGTGGGTTCGCCTGGGGTACCCTTGACCTCCGCGCCCGTCTCCCCGTTCTGGGTCGGCTTTGTGACGCCGCGCGCTCCGGCTTCCTCCCTCCCGCTCCTGGCCCGTCGCTCCGGGGGGCGGCCGAGGGCAGCTGGGAATGCGGACTGGCTGGGCGGGGCCGGCCGAGTCCTCGCGTCTAGCGCGCGTCCCCGCCGACTCGAGCTGCTTTCCCAACGCGAGGTCTGGCGTTTCGGCCCTAGGACGCTGGTTTCGAGCACGGCCAAAATAAAGTTCGCTTTCATCTTTTGGTTACATGGAAAACAGCATCCAGCGCCGTTTCGAATATAGATAAGCGAGGCATTTTGAAGCCGTTCGGGTCTCAGGGCATATAGGGATGTGCG is a window from the Capra hircus breed San Clemente chromosome 27, ASM170441v1, whole genome shotgun sequence genome containing:
- the CDKN2AIP gene encoding CDKN2A-interacting protein isoform X1; protein product: MAQEVSEYLSQNPRVAAWVEALRCDGETDKHWRHRREFLLRNAGDLAPAGGAASAPREEAADAESGTRNRQLQQLISFSMAWANHVFLGCRYPQKVMDKILSMAEGIKVTDAPIHITRDELVAKVKKRGISSSNEGVEEPAKKRTIEGKNNSAVEQDRLKIPAKTSAQQESSSTCSGSSSKSESSGNSARSSSTPSQNSATSDGERAVASQSSSSAASQVTAVGSGKASEPEVPDKHGSASFVSSLLKSSVNSHVTQSTDSRQQSGSPKKSALEGLSASVSQSVSEIEVPLLGSSGSSEVELPLLSSKASSETASSGLTSKASSEASVSSSVSKNSSSSGTSSLTPKSNTSVNTMLTSKSASQVAASLLASKNSSQTSGSLVSKNTAIASVSQLASKSSSQTSTAQLPSKSTSQSSESSVKFSCCKLTNEDVKQKQPFFNRLYKTVAWKLVAVGGFSPSVNHGELLNAAIEALKATLDVFFVPLKELADLPQNKSSQESIVCELRCKSVYLGTGCGKSKENAKAVASREALKLFLKKKVVVKICKRKYRGSEIEDLVLLDEESRPVNLPPALKHPQELL
- the CDKN2AIP gene encoding CDKN2A-interacting protein isoform X2; amino-acid sequence: MAQEVSEYLSQNPRVAAWVEALRCDGETDKHWRHRREFLLRNAGDLAPAGGAASAPREEAADAESGTRNRQLQQLISFSMAWANHVFLGCRYPQKVMDKILSMAEGIKVTDAPIHITRDELVAKKG